The proteins below are encoded in one region of Telopea speciosissima isolate NSW1024214 ecotype Mountain lineage chromosome 10, Tspe_v1, whole genome shotgun sequence:
- the LOC122643578 gene encoding uncharacterized protein LOC122643578, translating to MPPPIGNIKANCDAALAGDSSRGGLGLVLRDHTGSVRKAISIPTRLSSVIQDELLAIHNVLTVALDEGFSHLQVESDSNTAVGYILKHHSNPPSDVIDIISDVQWLSASFTSITFSYVPRAMNFVVDALARKALPLVYETVWP from the coding sequence ATGCCTCCACCTATAGGAAACATCAAAGCAAACTGTGATGCTGCTCTCGCAGGTGACAGCTCTAGGGGAGGATTGGGTCTTGTACTAAGGGACCACACTGGTTCAGTTAGGAAGGCGATATCGATCCCAACCCGTCTTAGTTCAGTCATTCAAGATGAATTGCTTGCTATTCACAATGTGCTTACTGTTGCCCTGGATGAGGGCTTTTCCCACCTTCAGGTTGAATCTGATAGTAACACTGCGGTGGGGTATATTTTGAAGCACCACAGTAACCCCCCATCTGATGTTATCGATATTATCTCCGATGTGCAATGGCTTTCAGCCTCATTCACATCTATTACTTTCTCTTATGTTCCAAGGGCTATGAACTTTGTTGTTGATGCCCTGGCAAGGAAGGCCCTGCCTCTAGTATATGAGACAGTCTGGCCATAG